One region of Streptomyces rishiriensis genomic DNA includes:
- the hisG gene encoding ATP phosphoribosyltransferase, with amino-acid sequence MLRIAVPNKGSLSGPAGEMLHEAGYQQRRESKELRIVDPVNDVEFFYLRPRDIAIYVSSGRLDIGITGRDLLIDSGANAEEILPLGFARSTFRFATKPGTADGIEDLRGRTVATSYEGIVAKHLAEQGVDASVVHLDGAVETAIELGVAEVIADVVETGTSLRNAGLEVFGEPIMKSEAIVIRRTGADVEEPKVQQFLRRLQGVLVARTYVMMDYDCRVEQLEKAVALTPGLESPTVSPLHNEGWVAVRAMVPSKEAQRIMDDLYDIGARAILTTAIHACRL; translated from the coding sequence ATGCTGCGCATCGCCGTCCCCAACAAGGGTTCCCTGTCAGGCCCCGCGGGGGAGATGCTGCATGAGGCCGGCTACCAGCAGCGCCGTGAGTCCAAGGAGCTGCGGATCGTCGACCCGGTCAACGACGTCGAGTTCTTCTACCTCCGCCCCCGGGACATCGCGATCTACGTCTCCTCCGGGCGGCTCGACATCGGCATCACCGGCCGGGACCTGCTGATCGACTCCGGCGCCAACGCCGAGGAGATCCTCCCGCTCGGCTTCGCCCGCTCCACCTTCCGCTTCGCCACCAAGCCGGGCACGGCCGACGGCATCGAGGATCTCCGGGGCCGGACGGTCGCCACCTCCTACGAGGGCATCGTCGCCAAGCACCTGGCCGAGCAGGGCGTCGACGCCTCCGTCGTCCACCTGGACGGCGCCGTCGAGACCGCGATCGAACTGGGTGTCGCCGAGGTCATCGCCGACGTCGTCGAGACCGGTACCTCCCTGCGCAACGCGGGCCTCGAGGTCTTCGGCGAGCCCATCATGAAGTCCGAGGCCATCGTCATCCGCCGCACCGGCGCGGACGTCGAGGAGCCCAAGGTGCAGCAGTTCCTGCGCCGCCTCCAGGGCGTCCTGGTCGCCCGGACGTACGTGATGATGGACTACGACTGCCGGGTCGAGCAGCTCGAGAAGGCCGTCGCGCTGACCCCGGGTCTGGAGTCGCCGACCGTCTCCCCGCTGCACAACGAGGGCTGGGTCGCCGTTCGGGCCATGGTTCCGTCCAAGGAGGCCCAGCGGATCATGGACGACCTCTACGACATCGGCGCCCGCGCCATCCTGACCACGGCCATCCACGCCTGCCGCCTCTGA
- a CDS encoding phosphoribosyl-ATP diphosphatase yields the protein MSKKTFEELFTELQQKAASGDPATSRTAELVGKGVHAIGKKVVEEAAEVWMAAEYEGKEAAAEEISQLLYHVQVMMVARGISLDDVYAHL from the coding sequence ATGTCCAAGAAGACGTTCGAGGAGCTCTTCACCGAGCTCCAGCAGAAGGCCGCCAGCGGCGACCCCGCCACTTCCCGCACCGCAGAACTGGTCGGGAAGGGCGTCCATGCCATCGGCAAGAAGGTCGTCGAAGAGGCCGCCGAGGTCTGGATGGCGGCCGAGTACGAAGGCAAGGAGGCAGCCGCGGAGGAGATCTCGCAGCTGCTCTACCACGTCCAGGTGATGATGGTCGCCCGCGGAATCTCGCTGGACGACGTGTACGCCCACCTGTAA
- the ribH gene encoding 6,7-dimethyl-8-ribityllumazine synthase translates to MSGKGAPELSVRNVGDLRVAVIAAQWHEKVMDGLVDGALRALHDLGIDEPTLLRVPGSWELPVVAKVLAGRGYDAIVALGVVIRGGTPHFEYVCQGVTQGLTQVSVETGVPVGMGVLTCDTEEQALDRAGLEGSNEDKGHEAVTAAVATAATLRSVSEPWR, encoded by the coding sequence GTGAGCGGCAAGGGCGCACCGGAACTGTCCGTACGCAATGTGGGTGACCTGAGGGTCGCCGTCATCGCGGCGCAGTGGCACGAGAAGGTGATGGACGGACTGGTCGACGGCGCGCTGCGCGCCCTGCACGACCTCGGCATCGACGAGCCGACCCTGCTGAGGGTCCCCGGCAGCTGGGAGCTCCCGGTCGTCGCCAAGGTGCTGGCCGGTCGGGGCTACGACGCGATCGTCGCCCTCGGCGTCGTCATCCGCGGCGGCACCCCGCACTTCGAGTACGTGTGCCAGGGCGTCACCCAGGGGCTCACCCAGGTCTCCGTCGAGACCGGCGTGCCCGTCGGCATGGGCGTCCTCACCTGCGACACCGAGGAGCAGGCCCTGGACCGGGCCGGCCTCGAGGGCTCCAACGAGGACAAGGGGCACGAGGCGGTGACGGCGGCGGTGGCGACCGCGGCCACCCTCCGCTCAGTATCCGAACCCTGGCGGTAG
- a CDS encoding bifunctional 3,4-dihydroxy-2-butanone-4-phosphate synthase/GTP cyclohydrolase II — MSTAPILYSTDGIEDFALDPVERAIADIAAGRPVVVVDDEDRENEGDLVIAAEKATPEIVAFMMSECRGLICAPMEGDELERLKLPQMVEDNTESMKTAFTVSVDASAAHGVTTGISAADRATTLRLLASGATEATDFVRPGHIFPLRAKPGGVLTRDGHTEAAVDLARLAGLRPAGAIVEIAGEDGRMLRLPELIPFARKHGLTIISIEDLIAYRRSAEPTVRREAQTRLPTVHGAFTAYGYRSTVDGVEHVALVHGEIGDGADVLVRVHSECLTGDIFSSQRCDCGPQLDASLERIQSEGRGVVVYLRGHEGRGIGLLSKLRAYELQEQGHDTLDANLELGLPADARDYAAGAQILEDLGVRSVRLMTNNPEKTDALVRHGIEVTRREPMPVQAGEHNIRYLRTKRDRMGHDLPWLDTAPVSPCGNQ, encoded by the coding sequence ATGAGCACCGCACCGATCCTCTACAGCACGGACGGCATCGAGGACTTCGCGCTGGACCCCGTCGAGCGGGCCATCGCCGACATCGCCGCCGGCCGCCCCGTGGTGGTCGTCGACGACGAGGACCGCGAGAACGAGGGAGACCTCGTGATCGCCGCGGAGAAGGCCACCCCCGAGATCGTCGCCTTCATGATGAGCGAGTGCCGCGGCCTGATCTGCGCCCCCATGGAGGGCGACGAGCTGGAGCGCCTGAAGCTCCCGCAGATGGTCGAGGACAACACCGAGTCGATGAAGACCGCGTTCACGGTCTCCGTCGACGCCTCCGCCGCGCACGGCGTGACCACCGGCATCTCCGCGGCCGACCGGGCCACCACCCTGCGGCTCCTGGCGAGCGGCGCCACCGAGGCGACGGACTTCGTCCGCCCGGGGCACATCTTCCCGCTGCGCGCCAAGCCCGGCGGTGTGCTGACCCGCGACGGCCACACCGAAGCGGCCGTCGACCTCGCCCGTCTCGCGGGGCTGCGCCCGGCCGGCGCCATCGTGGAGATCGCCGGCGAGGACGGCCGGATGCTCCGCCTGCCCGAACTGATCCCGTTCGCCCGCAAGCACGGCCTGACGATCATCTCCATCGAGGACCTGATCGCCTACCGCCGCAGCGCCGAGCCCACCGTCCGCCGTGAGGCGCAGACCCGGCTGCCCACCGTCCACGGCGCCTTCACCGCGTACGGCTACCGCTCCACCGTCGACGGGGTCGAGCACGTCGCCCTCGTCCACGGCGAGATCGGCGACGGCGCGGACGTCCTCGTCCGGGTGCACTCCGAGTGCCTCACCGGCGACATCTTCTCCTCCCAGCGCTGCGACTGCGGCCCCCAGCTGGACGCCTCCCTGGAGCGCATCCAGAGCGAGGGCCGGGGAGTGGTGGTCTATCTGCGCGGACACGAGGGCCGGGGCATCGGTCTGCTGTCCAAGCTGCGGGCCTACGAGCTCCAGGAGCAGGGGCACGACACCCTCGACGCCAACCTGGAGCTGGGCCTGCCCGCCGACGCCCGTGACTACGCGGCCGGCGCGCAGATCCTCGAGGACCTCGGCGTGCGCAGTGTGCGCCTGATGACCAACAACCCCGAGAAGACCGACGCGCTCGTCCGGCACGGCATCGAGGTCACCCGGCGCGAGCCGATGCCCGTGCAGGCGGGCGAGCACAACATCCGCTATCTGCGCACCAAGCGGGACCGGATGGGACACGACCTGCCCTGGCTGGACACGGCCCCCGTGTCCCCCTGCGGCAACCAGTAG
- the pnuC gene encoding nicotinamide riboside transporter PnuC: MNALNSEAFTLLDQHILWSDMIGNILGLITLALGWRRSLWTWPVQFLSGLVLFGAFFGHLTGSAGKQVVVMVVALYGWWQWNRSRGRSEDGQITPRFATWRERAAMAGAAAVGTVAVALLFKAYPSLSWDPWPDAYIFVGTIVAMYAQARGMVEFWFAWLLVDVVGVPLNFANGYAFSGFVYVIYGALVLWGMRDWWLRSRKASQPALEGAPA; encoded by the coding sequence GTGAACGCGCTGAACTCCGAGGCCTTCACCCTCCTCGACCAGCACATCCTCTGGTCGGACATGATCGGCAACATTCTCGGTCTGATCACCCTGGCCCTCGGCTGGCGCCGCTCGCTGTGGACCTGGCCGGTGCAGTTCCTCTCCGGACTCGTCCTCTTCGGCGCCTTCTTCGGCCATCTGACCGGCAGCGCCGGCAAGCAGGTCGTGGTGATGGTCGTCGCCCTGTACGGCTGGTGGCAGTGGAACCGCAGCAGGGGGCGGTCCGAGGACGGCCAGATCACGCCCCGCTTCGCGACCTGGCGCGAGCGCGCGGCCATGGCAGGCGCCGCGGCCGTCGGCACGGTCGCCGTGGCCCTGCTGTTCAAGGCCTACCCGTCCCTGTCCTGGGATCCCTGGCCGGACGCCTACATCTTCGTCGGCACGATCGTCGCCATGTACGCCCAGGCGCGCGGCATGGTCGAGTTCTGGTTCGCCTGGCTCCTCGTCGACGTCGTCGGCGTCCCCCTCAACTTCGCCAACGGCTACGCCTTCTCCGGCTTCGTCTACGTGATCTACGGCGCGCTCGTCCTGTGGGGCATGCGCGACTGGTGGCTGCGCTCCCGCAAGGCCTCGCAACCCGCTCTGGAAGGAGCGCCGGCATGA
- a CDS encoding riboflavin synthase yields the protein MFTGIVEELGEVTAVENLGDASRFRLRGPVVTDGAKHGDSIAVNGVCLTVVEHEGDEFTADVMAETLNRSALGALGVGSRVNLERPTAVGDRLGGHIVQGHVDGTGAVLERKPSENWEIVKVSLPADLARYVVEKGSITVDGISLTVVEAGPDFFTVSLIPTTLALTTLGLKQPGDPVNLEVDIVAKYVERLLATTRGAAQ from the coding sequence GTGTTCACCGGAATCGTCGAAGAGCTGGGTGAGGTCACCGCCGTCGAGAATCTCGGCGACGCCTCCCGCTTCCGGCTGCGCGGCCCCGTCGTGACCGACGGCGCGAAGCACGGCGACTCCATCGCCGTGAACGGGGTCTGTCTCACCGTCGTCGAGCACGAAGGCGACGAGTTCACCGCCGACGTCATGGCGGAGACCCTGAACCGCTCCGCCCTCGGGGCACTCGGCGTAGGCTCCCGCGTCAACCTCGAACGCCCCACCGCCGTCGGCGACCGCCTCGGCGGGCACATCGTGCAGGGCCATGTCGACGGCACCGGCGCGGTGTTGGAGCGCAAGCCCTCCGAGAACTGGGAGATCGTCAAGGTCTCCCTCCCCGCCGACCTCGCCCGGTACGTCGTGGAGAAGGGCTCCATCACCGTCGACGGCATCAGCCTCACGGTCGTCGAGGCCGGTCCCGACTTCTTCACCGTCAGCCTCATCCCCACCACCCTCGCCCTGACCACGCTCGGCCTCAAGCAGCCCGGCGACCCGGTCAACCTCGAGGTGGACATCGTCGCCAAGTACGTCGAGCGCCTGCTGGCCACCACCCGGGGAGCGGCACAGTGA
- a CDS encoding SDR family oxidoreductase gives MTTILVTGGTGTLGRLVTERLRADGHEVRVLSRHTQPYAVDLREGGPGLDAAVAGVDTIVHCATTPRGGDERAAANLIAAARQAGVPHLLYISIVGVDRVPFGYYKAKLGVEKLLEESGLGWTVLRATQFHDLLVQLFQGLAKVPVMVLPAGVSDQPVEVAEVADRLAKLAAGGPAGRVDDLGGPEVRTFESLARAFLKASGRRCAVVNVPLWGAAYRGFREGGHLAPEHAVGKGTFEDYLATRIRR, from the coding sequence ATGACCACGATCCTCGTGACCGGCGGTACGGGAACTCTCGGCCGGCTCGTCACCGAACGGCTGCGGGCGGACGGGCACGAGGTACGGGTACTGAGCCGGCACACCCAGCCGTACGCCGTCGACCTGCGCGAGGGCGGGCCCGGACTGGACGCGGCAGTCGCGGGCGTGGACACGATCGTGCACTGTGCGACCACTCCGCGCGGGGGCGACGAGCGGGCGGCCGCGAACCTGATCGCCGCGGCGCGGCAGGCGGGGGTACCCCACCTGCTCTACATCTCGATCGTCGGCGTCGACCGGGTGCCCTTCGGCTACTACAAGGCCAAGCTCGGTGTGGAGAAGCTGCTGGAGGAGTCGGGGCTCGGTTGGACGGTGCTGCGCGCGACCCAGTTCCACGACCTGCTGGTCCAGCTGTTCCAGGGGCTCGCCAAGGTACCCGTGATGGTGCTGCCCGCCGGGGTGAGCGACCAGCCGGTGGAGGTCGCGGAGGTCGCGGACCGGCTCGCGAAGCTGGCCGCGGGCGGGCCGGCCGGCCGGGTCGACGACCTGGGCGGGCCCGAGGTCCGCACCTTCGAGTCGCTGGCCCGCGCGTTCCTCAAGGCGAGCGGCCGGCGGTGCGCGGTGGTCAACGTGCCGCTGTGGGGCGCGGCCTACCGGGGCTTTCGCGAGGGCGGTCACCTGGCACCGGAGCACGCGGTGGGCAAGGGCACCTTCGAGGACTACCTGGCGACGCGCATCCGCCGCTAG